The Paenibacillus uliginis N3/975 genome has a window encoding:
- a CDS encoding 2-oxoglutarate dehydrogenase E1 component, whose translation MKTLDRMTEGPWQKYHGPNLGYIQDQYEKFLKDPQSVEPAYRELFASWGSPPSLPNKEKKADTQVSGGTFDRNLLKKGVNAGKLVWNIRTYGHLAADIDPIGIGTKVDTRLLQPETYQLSQADLTALPAEVVWEEAPGDVKNGWEAIQRLHQIYTGTIAYEFSHVHEEEERNWLNSQAESGTNPAPLNGNEKKHLLKRLLEAEQFEEFLHRTFVGAKRFSVEGNDALIPMLDEIVREMAHADVRSILMGMAHRGRLNVLAHVLGKSYSKIFSEFLNSPNKHLVPSEGSMGINYGWTGDVKYHLGADRFLKEADAHEVRITLANNPSHLEFVNPVVEGFARAAQEDRSRPGYPKQDVNKAATILIHGDSAFPGEGIVAETLNFNKLPGFRNGGTIHIIVNNRIGFTTEGKDSRSTFYASDLAKGYEIPIIHVNADDPEACIAAARLASEYRNKFKKDFLIDLVGYRRYGHNETDDPETTQPLIYQKVKQHDTVTNLYMKKLVGGKVMTQTDADELKAKVQNGLKDAYDSVKSKEPVDHVLLSMNPTGDNSKPKANTSVPAETLRAINAELLQWPEGFTVYPKLQRILERRSTALQDGEKVDWGHAETLAFASILADGQPIRITGQDAERATFAHRNLVLHDSVDGTTFCPLHQLSHAKASFAIHNSPLSEASVLGFEYGYNVYSPETLVIWEAQYGDFTNCAQVIIDQFITSGRSKWRQKSSLVMMLPHGYEGQGPEHSSARLERFLQLGGEDNWTVANLTSSAQYFHLLRRQASIVNTEDARPLVLMAPKSLIRNPRVGSPVTSFSEGSFQEVIEQPGLGQSPKKVERLVMCSGKVAVDLEEAIDKKKDEDHSWLHVLRVEQLYPFPKEEITRIMKQYPNVKEILWVQEEPQNMGAWSYMEPKIREIAPKGTEVRYSGRPERSSPASGYQDVHVYEQQTIISFALNRKTINQHISLGR comes from the coding sequence ATGAAGACCCTTGACAGAATGACAGAGGGACCATGGCAGAAATATCACGGTCCAAACTTAGGGTACATTCAAGACCAGTATGAAAAGTTTCTAAAAGATCCACAATCTGTGGAGCCGGCATATCGTGAGCTATTTGCCAGTTGGGGATCTCCTCCATCTTTGCCAAACAAAGAAAAGAAAGCGGATACGCAGGTATCCGGCGGTACATTTGACCGCAATCTACTGAAAAAGGGCGTGAATGCCGGTAAGCTGGTGTGGAACATCAGAACTTACGGTCATCTAGCCGCAGACATTGATCCGATTGGTATCGGAACGAAGGTAGACACACGTCTTCTTCAACCTGAAACGTACCAGCTTAGCCAAGCGGATTTGACAGCCCTACCTGCAGAAGTCGTATGGGAAGAAGCTCCCGGCGATGTGAAGAATGGGTGGGAGGCGATCCAAAGGCTGCATCAGATATATACAGGAACGATCGCCTATGAGTTTAGTCATGTACATGAAGAGGAAGAGCGGAATTGGCTGAACAGCCAGGCCGAATCAGGTACCAACCCGGCACCGTTGAATGGGAACGAGAAGAAACACCTGCTGAAGAGATTGCTTGAAGCAGAGCAATTCGAAGAATTTTTGCATCGCACGTTTGTGGGTGCAAAGCGCTTCTCTGTTGAAGGTAACGATGCACTCATCCCTATGCTGGATGAGATCGTACGGGAAATGGCCCATGCGGATGTCAGATCTATTTTGATGGGTATGGCTCACCGGGGACGTCTGAATGTGCTTGCTCATGTTCTGGGCAAATCTTACAGTAAAATTTTCTCGGAGTTCCTGAACTCGCCTAACAAACACCTGGTGCCTTCTGAAGGATCCATGGGAATTAATTACGGTTGGACCGGCGACGTGAAGTATCACCTTGGAGCAGATCGCTTCCTTAAGGAAGCAGATGCGCATGAAGTTCGTATTACACTTGCTAATAACCCGAGTCACCTCGAGTTTGTTAATCCGGTTGTTGAAGGGTTTGCTCGTGCAGCCCAAGAAGACCGTAGTAGACCAGGTTACCCGAAGCAGGACGTTAACAAAGCAGCGACGATTCTGATTCATGGTGATTCTGCATTCCCTGGTGAAGGAATTGTAGCAGAGACGCTCAATTTCAATAAGCTTCCTGGATTCCGTAACGGCGGTACGATTCATATCATCGTAAACAACCGTATCGGCTTTACAACAGAAGGCAAGGATTCACGTTCCACATTTTACGCCAGTGACCTCGCTAAAGGTTATGAAATCCCGATTATTCACGTGAACGCTGATGATCCGGAGGCATGTATCGCTGCTGCTCGTCTTGCAAGCGAATACCGCAACAAGTTCAAGAAGGACTTCCTGATTGACCTCGTCGGTTACCGCAGATACGGCCATAACGAGACAGATGATCCGGAAACGACTCAGCCGCTCATTTACCAAAAAGTTAAACAGCATGACACCGTTACCAACCTGTATATGAAAAAGCTTGTTGGTGGAAAAGTCATGACTCAAACAGATGCTGATGAATTAAAGGCAAAAGTTCAAAATGGTTTGAAGGATGCTTATGACAGCGTTAAGTCGAAAGAGCCAGTGGATCATGTGCTTCTGAGTATGAACCCGACCGGCGATAACAGTAAGCCGAAGGCTAACACAAGTGTACCGGCAGAAACGCTCCGTGCCATAAATGCCGAGCTTCTTCAATGGCCTGAAGGATTTACAGTTTACCCTAAACTTCAACGTATTCTTGAACGCCGCAGCACTGCGCTTCAAGATGGTGAGAAAGTAGATTGGGGACATGCCGAAACGTTGGCGTTTGCCTCCATCCTTGCTGATGGGCAGCCGATTCGAATTACGGGACAAGATGCGGAACGTGCCACGTTTGCACACCGTAACCTTGTTCTACATGATTCTGTTGATGGAACAACGTTCTGTCCGCTGCACCAATTGTCACATGCCAAAGCTTCATTTGCTATACACAACAGTCCGCTTTCCGAGGCTTCGGTATTGGGCTTTGAGTACGGATATAACGTATACTCGCCTGAAACATTGGTGATCTGGGAGGCCCAGTATGGTGACTTCACGAACTGTGCCCAGGTTATCATTGACCAGTTCATCACATCCGGACGTTCCAAATGGAGACAGAAATCCAGTCTCGTGATGATGCTTCCGCACGGTTATGAGGGACAGGGCCCTGAGCACTCCAGTGCCAGACTTGAAAGATTCCTGCAGCTTGGCGGGGAAGACAACTGGACTGTTGCGAATCTGACAAGTTCAGCTCAATATTTCCATCTGCTTCGCAGACAGGCTTCTATCGTGAATACCGAAGATGCCCGTCCGCTTGTACTGATGGCTCCGAAGAGCTTAATTCGGAATCCGCGGGTAGGATCACCGGTAACCTCATTCAGTGAAGGCTCCTTCCAAGAAGTTATTGAGCAACCTGGACTTGGACAATCGCCGAAAAAGGTTGAACGTCTCGTAATGTGCTCTGGTAAAGTAGCTGTAGATCTGGAAGAAGCGATCGATAAGAAGAAGGATGAGGATCATTCCTGGCTGCATGTGCTTCGTGTAGAGCAATTGTATCCGTTCCCGAA